Proteins from a single region of Nitratidesulfovibrio sp.:
- a CDS encoding transglutaminase-like cysteine peptidase: MLPVFALLALCALATGGGQWNGAWPDTAMAGGASPKAAPMQAEGAGTAVRTGVPATPEVRGAVAGTAPELAGTAPEVAGSVSDVTGPERAVQSGRVVADMPHGQAAPPEVADSARQAGDGRGTTTTAGNAGGGDASPEVNGADEAAADTAKADTANADTPPVGLPDAPLVAQAEQAERAGQAGQAGQGGQGGQARPSGQSAQSAQSGQSVQSGQPAEPRQGASSASRGIRLFNTIEFRGPLKNLPKWDRVLNVDRKTPGLIPERALGGRNALWGELRSEWRGLSTMDKLRNVNSLFNQWPYRLDSEVWGVVDYWAAPVEFLRKSGDCEDYAITKYFALKQLGVSVSDMRIVILLDSIRRLAHAILVVYTGGDAYVLDNLSNVVLSHQRYGHYVPQYSINEEHRWAHIPIKGGPGTRRMQ; encoded by the coding sequence ATGCTGCCAGTGTTTGCCCTGCTTGCCCTGTGTGCCTTGGCCACGGGCGGCGGCCAGTGGAACGGCGCGTGGCCCGACACGGCCATGGCGGGGGGGGCATCCCCCAAGGCCGCGCCCATGCAGGCGGAGGGGGCAGGCACCGCCGTGCGCACCGGGGTGCCCGCCACCCCCGAGGTGCGCGGTGCGGTGGCCGGTACAGCGCCGGAACTTGCCGGAACAGCACCGGAAGTGGCCGGATCTGTGTCGGACGTGACCGGACCGGAAAGGGCAGTACAGTCGGGGCGGGTTGTTGCCGATATGCCTCATGGGCAGGCAGCCCCGCCCGAGGTTGCGGACAGCGCGCGGCAGGCGGGTGACGGACGCGGCACCACGACGACCGCCGGGAACGCGGGCGGAGGCGATGCGTCCCCCGAGGTGAACGGGGCCGACGAAGCTGCGGCGGACACGGCCAAAGCAGACACGGCCAATGCGGACACGCCCCCGGTGGGCTTGCCCGATGCGCCCCTTGTGGCCCAGGCGGAACAGGCGGAGCGGGCCGGGCAGGCCGGACAGGCCGGGCAGGGCGGACAGGGCGGACAGGCGAGGCCGTCAGGGCAATCAGCTCAATCCGCGCAGTCTGGCCAATCTGTACAATCCGGCCAGCCTGCGGAACCACGGCAGGGCGCCTCGTCGGCCTCGCGCGGCATCCGGCTGTTCAACACCATAGAGTTCCGGGGGCCGCTGAAGAATCTGCCCAAATGGGACCGGGTGCTGAACGTGGATCGCAAGACGCCCGGGCTGATTCCGGAACGGGCGCTGGGCGGGCGCAATGCCCTGTGGGGCGAGTTGCGCTCCGAATGGCGGGGCCTGTCCACCATGGACAAGCTGCGCAACGTGAATTCCCTGTTCAACCAATGGCCCTACCGGCTGGACAGTGAAGTGTGGGGCGTGGTGGACTACTGGGCGGCTCCGGTCGAATTCCTGCGCAAGTCGGGCGACTGCGAGGACTACGCCATAACCAAGTATTTCGCCCTGAAGCAGCTTGGCGTGTCCGTGTCGGACATGCGCATCGTCATCCTGCTGGACTCGATCCGCCGCTTGGCCCATGCCATACTGGTGGTATATACGGGGGGCGACGCCTACGTGCTGGACAACCTGTCCAACGTGGTGCTGTCGCACCAGCGTTACGGACACTACGTACCTCAGTACTCCATAAATGAAGAACACCGGTGGGCGCATATCCCTATCAAGGGCGGCCCCGGCACCCGAAGAATGCAATAG
- a CDS encoding HlyD family type I secretion periplasmic adaptor subunit, whose protein sequence is MGAPGGTTLGQRLAEATRTSALGSGGAGHGVRRDDLEFMSEVDAALHRKGHPLAFLLSASLGIFFLAFIAWAAFAALDEVTRGQAQVIPSQRIQEIQNLEGGIISEIFVREGQIVEKGTVLVRLDNESAASFFRDAVSKSYEHMAAIARLEAEMAGKDPVYPQEVVQNAPQVVADQTSIHNARKRQLELELGVLESQLSQKRQEVEEMVGRQGQLGASLRVAQEQRDIARPLVEKQIYSKVDYLSLEQRVIQLRGDISSLAVNIPKARNAVHEVEQRLSHRKAEVRSQAVEEINKRRGELNSLRETLSAGEDRVTRTDLRAPVRGTVKRIIINTQGGVVKPGESIMELVPLDDTLLVEARIRPADIAFLHPGQKAIVKITAYDFSIYGGLEAGLEQISADTIEDRKGEFYYLVKLRTRKNAITYRGESLPIMPGMTATVDILTGKKTVLDYLLKPILKAQQNALRER, encoded by the coding sequence ATGGGCGCCCCGGGTGGCACGACCCTTGGCCAGCGCCTTGCCGAGGCCACCCGCACCAGCGCGCTGGGCAGCGGCGGGGCGGGGCACGGCGTGCGCCGCGACGACCTGGAATTCATGAGCGAAGTGGACGCGGCCCTGCATCGCAAGGGGCATCCGCTGGCCTTCCTGCTGTCCGCCTCGCTGGGGATATTCTTTCTGGCGTTCATTGCCTGGGCGGCCTTTGCCGCGCTGGACGAGGTGACGCGCGGCCAGGCCCAGGTCATTCCCTCGCAGCGCATCCAGGAAATCCAGAACCTGGAAGGCGGCATCATCAGCGAGATATTCGTGCGCGAAGGGCAGATCGTGGAAAAGGGCACGGTGCTGGTGCGCCTGGACAACGAATCGGCCGCCAGCTTCTTTCGCGACGCCGTGTCCAAGTCATACGAGCACATGGCCGCCATTGCCCGGCTGGAGGCGGAAATGGCGGGCAAGGACCCGGTGTACCCGCAGGAAGTGGTGCAGAATGCGCCCCAGGTGGTGGCCGACCAGACGTCCATCCACAATGCGCGCAAGCGCCAGCTGGAACTGGAACTGGGCGTGCTGGAAAGCCAGCTTTCGCAGAAGCGCCAGGAAGTGGAAGAAATGGTGGGACGGCAGGGCCAGTTGGGCGCCAGCCTGCGCGTGGCGCAGGAACAGCGCGACATCGCCCGGCCGCTGGTGGAAAAGCAGATATACTCCAAGGTGGACTACCTGAGCCTTGAGCAGCGCGTCATCCAGTTGCGCGGCGACATCAGTTCGCTGGCCGTGAACATCCCCAAGGCCCGCAACGCGGTGCACGAGGTGGAGCAGCGGTTGTCGCACCGCAAGGCAGAGGTGCGTTCGCAGGCGGTGGAAGAAATCAACAAGCGCCGCGGGGAACTGAACTCGCTGCGCGAAACCCTGTCCGCCGGTGAAGACCGGGTAACCCGTACCGACCTGCGCGCCCCGGTGCGCGGCACGGTGAAGCGCATCATCATCAATACCCAGGGCGGGGTGGTGAAGCCGGGTGAATCCATCATGGAACTGGTGCCGCTGGACGACACCCTGCTGGTGGAGGCGCGCATCCGCCCGGCGGACATCGCCTTCCTGCATCCGGGCCAGAAGGCCATCGTCAAGATCACCGCCTACGACTTCTCCATCTACGGCGGCCTGGAAGCGGGGCTGGAACAGATCAGCGCGGACACCATAGAGGACCGCAAGGGCGAGTTCTACTATCTGGTCAAGTTGCGCACCAGGAAGAACGCCATCACCTATCGCGGCGAAAGCCTGCCCATCATGCCGGGCATGACCGCCACGGTGGACATTCTCACCGGCAAGAAGACGGTGCTCGATTATCTGCTGAAGCCCATCCTGAAGGCGCAGCAGAATGCCCTGCGGGAGCGTTGA
- a CDS encoding type I secretion system permease/ATPase, with the protein MRGLDPADVDYTPPLIECMAFLFRLHGKPVSTRFLIAGLPMSDGPVHPSACIRAARTAGMASSVVYRPTLDRISSLTLPCILLLRQEKACVLLGLNGDKAEVLFPETGMEPRSVPVDELTKEYTGYAMFARLEGKLDRRASEIKLLKAKRWFWDTLLHFLPIYKHVLFASVVVNLLTIVSPLFFMNVYDRVVPNSATETLWVLAIGIGIAYVFDFLLRNLRSYFVDVAGRNADIVLASRLMNQLMTLRLDAKPDSTGSLANNLREFESLREFFGSTTLLALVDLPFLVLFVLIVCFIGGPIGVVPMLAVPMVVGIGMLLQLPFQRVAEAGYKEGMQKNALLVEIINGLETVKSSLAEGRMQHAWEKVVGMSASSNAQSKGLANISVTMSILFTQLVSVTVIIWGVYRISDGLLTMGGLIACNMLASRAMAPLSQVAAMLARLQQSRMALKSLDMLMNLPTERPDDRPYVDFGPLEHSVVFESVSFAYPGSERLALENVNTTIRPGERVGIIGRMGSGKSTLGRLAIGLYQPRDGAVRFGGVDIRQMDMADLRSRVGYLAQDNYLFYGSVRDNIAIGVPNADDRMILRAATIAGVVDFVRGHPAGFGMPVGERGMALSGGQRQAVALARSLLHDPDVLILDEPSSNMDNSSEMALKRRLAEVLDKKTLILVTHRVSMLDLVDRLLVLDHGRVVADGPKQAVLAALRGDQVRAAGPARFSGAPAPAPRPPRPPQQG; encoded by the coding sequence ATGCGCGGGCTGGACCCGGCGGACGTGGATTACACCCCGCCGCTCATCGAATGCATGGCCTTCCTGTTCCGCCTGCACGGCAAACCCGTATCCACGCGGTTCCTCATCGCCGGTTTGCCCATGTCCGACGGGCCGGTGCATCCTTCCGCCTGCATCCGCGCCGCGCGTACGGCGGGTATGGCCTCCAGCGTGGTGTACCGCCCCACCCTGGACCGCATCTCGTCCCTGACCCTGCCGTGCATCCTGCTGCTGCGGCAGGAAAAGGCCTGCGTGCTGCTGGGCCTGAACGGCGACAAGGCCGAGGTGCTGTTTCCCGAAACGGGCATGGAGCCGCGCAGCGTGCCCGTGGACGAACTGACCAAGGAATACACCGGCTACGCCATGTTCGCCCGGCTGGAAGGCAAGCTGGACCGCCGGGCCAGCGAGATAAAGCTGCTGAAGGCCAAGCGCTGGTTCTGGGACACGCTGCTGCACTTCCTGCCCATCTACAAGCACGTGCTGTTCGCCAGCGTGGTGGTGAACCTGCTGACCATCGTCAGCCCGCTGTTCTTCATGAACGTCTACGACCGCGTGGTGCCCAACAGCGCCACGGAAACGCTGTGGGTGCTGGCCATCGGCATCGGCATCGCCTACGTGTTCGACTTTCTGCTGCGCAACCTGCGCAGCTACTTCGTGGACGTGGCGGGCCGCAACGCCGACATCGTGCTGGCCAGCCGCCTGATGAACCAGTTGATGACCCTGCGCCTGGACGCCAAGCCCGACTCCACGGGGTCGTTGGCCAACAACCTGCGCGAGTTCGAATCGCTGCGCGAATTCTTCGGCTCCACCACGCTGCTGGCGCTGGTGGACCTGCCGTTCCTGGTGCTGTTCGTGCTCATCGTGTGCTTCATCGGCGGGCCCATCGGCGTGGTGCCCATGCTGGCGGTGCCCATGGTGGTGGGCATCGGCATGCTGCTTCAGCTGCCGTTCCAGCGGGTGGCCGAGGCGGGCTACAAGGAAGGCATGCAGAAGAACGCCCTGCTGGTGGAGATCATCAACGGGCTGGAAACGGTAAAGTCGTCGCTGGCCGAAGGCCGCATGCAGCACGCCTGGGAAAAGGTGGTGGGCATGAGTGCCTCGTCCAACGCCCAGTCCAAGGGGCTGGCCAACATCTCGGTAACCATGTCCATCCTGTTCACCCAGTTGGTCAGCGTAACGGTGATCATCTGGGGCGTGTACCGCATTTCCGACGGGCTTCTGACCATGGGCGGGCTCATCGCCTGCAACATGCTGGCCTCGCGCGCCATGGCCCCGCTAAGCCAGGTGGCGGCCATGCTGGCGCGGCTGCAACAGTCGCGCATGGCCCTGAAGTCGCTGGACATGCTCATGAACCTGCCCACCGAACGGCCCGATGACCGTCCCTATGTCGATTTCGGCCCGCTGGAACATTCCGTGGTCTTCGAAAGCGTGTCCTTCGCCTACCCCGGCTCGGAACGGCTGGCGCTGGAAAACGTGAACACCACCATCCGCCCCGGCGAACGGGTGGGCATCATCGGGCGCATGGGGTCGGGCAAATCCACCCTGGGCCGCCTGGCCATCGGGCTGTACCAGCCGCGCGACGGCGCGGTGCGTTTCGGCGGGGTGGACATCCGCCAGATGGACATGGCCGACCTGCGCTCGCGCGTGGGGTACCTTGCCCAGGACAACTACCTGTTCTACGGCTCGGTGCGCGACAACATCGCCATCGGCGTGCCCAACGCCGACGACCGGATGATCCTGCGCGCCGCCACCATCGCCGGGGTGGTCGATTTCGTGCGGGGGCACCCGGCGGGCTTCGGCATGCCGGTGGGCGAGCGGGGCATGGCCCTTTCGGGCGGGCAGCGCCAGGCCGTGGCCCTGGCCCGTTCGCTGCTGCACGACCCCGACGTGTTGATACTGGACGAACCGTCCAGCAACATGGACAATTCGTCGGAAATGGCGCTCAAGCGGCGCCTTGCGGAAGTACTGGATAAAAAGACGCTGATCCTGGTCACCCACCGGGTGAGCATGCTGGACCTGGTGGACCGGCTGCTTGTGCTCGACCATGGCCGGGTGGTGGCCGACGGCCCCAAGCAGGCCGTCCTTGCCGCGCTGCGCGGCGATCAGGTGCGCGCGGCGGGGCCCGCGCGCTTTTCGGGCGCGCCCGCCCCGGCACCCAGACCACCTCGTCCACCGCAACAGGGCTGA